In a single window of the Olivibacter sp. SDN3 genome:
- the traK gene encoding conjugative transposon protein TraK, producing the protein MFTQFRNIDTAFKHIKTFSILLIVANLLTVCFCIYKSYHFVDLAQNRIYILYNGKVMEAMASERKSNLSIELKDHIKTFHQYFFNLSPDDKAIQASITKALYLADQSAKKQFDNLKEAGYYSNLISANISQEIEVDSTVLDINQYPYAFVCYATQKLVRSTSTATRRLVTKGNVRDLKMQTDDNAHGFLIQAWEILENSN; encoded by the coding sequence ATGTTTACACAATTTAGAAATATAGATACTGCATTCAAGCATATCAAAACATTCAGTATTTTATTGATCGTTGCTAATCTGCTCACGGTATGCTTCTGCATTTACAAAAGCTACCATTTCGTGGACTTGGCACAGAACCGAATATATATCCTTTACAACGGCAAGGTAATGGAAGCAATGGCTTCTGAAAGAAAGAGTAATCTATCCATTGAGCTAAAGGATCACATCAAAACTTTCCACCAGTATTTTTTTAACCTTTCACCGGATGATAAGGCTATACAGGCCAGTATTACCAAAGCGTTATACCTTGCCGACCAATCCGCAAAAAAACAGTTCGATAATCTAAAGGAGGCTGGTTATTACAGTAACCTTATCTCTGCCAATATTTCGCAGGAAATCGAAGTGGATAGTACCGTGCTGGACATCAACCAATATCCCTATGCCTTTGTCTGTTATGCCACGCAGAAACTTGTACGCTCAACGAGCACGGCCACGAGACGTCTGGTCACTAAAGGAAATGTGAGGGATTTAAAGATGCAAACAGATGACAATGCGCACGGCTTTCTGATTCAGGCATGGGAAATACTGGAAAACAGCAATTAA
- a CDS encoding reverse transcriptase domain-containing protein, whose translation MRNSANVLNGLSKHSPQLDYRYERLYRLLFNEEMFYTAYQRIYAKEGNMTTGSDGKTIDGMSLKRISKLIDLLRTETYKPQPARRVYIPKKDGKIRPLGIPSFDDKLVQEVTRMVLEAIYEGQFLDCSHGFRPNRSCHTALVKIKKTFTGAKWFVEGDIKGFFDRIEHQILINILKERISDDRFLRLIWKFLKAGYVEDWTFHNSYSGTPQGGIVSPILANIYLDRLDRYMMKYAEEFNKGTKRKPHETRYLFENKKRYAQVKLNNVKDENERREIVKQIKAIDKERLTFPSCDEMDDGYKRLKYVRYADDFLIGIIGSKEDGRQVKNDIKNFLEADLKLELSEEKTLITHSEKPAKFLGYEVSVRHSDLPRRDSLNRLTRTYNNKVRLCITMDIIKKKLLDFGIVEIRHNVNGKEWWKPREHSKMMHNDDLEILQMYNYTLRGFYNYFSVANNSAILNAYGYIMEYSMYRTFACKYRTSVRKILRQYQRNGVFTVSYTTKKGGVRSQSFYKGGFKRKMPEMNVKLDDSTPVIHGNRVGLIDRLKAEKCEICGATETLDMHHVRKLKDLDGKGYVDKMMIARRRKTIALCRSCHLKTHAGSIDRPINGEPDTLRGVSPVRGRAFENLP comes from the coding sequence ATGAGAAATTCTGCAAACGTATTAAACGGTCTATCAAAGCATAGTCCGCAATTAGACTACAGGTACGAAAGGCTATACAGGCTTTTGTTCAACGAGGAAATGTTCTATACTGCCTACCAGCGCATTTATGCAAAGGAGGGTAATATGACAACAGGTTCCGATGGGAAAACAATAGACGGTATGAGTTTAAAACGCATCTCTAAACTAATAGACTTGCTTCGAACAGAAACCTATAAGCCCCAACCTGCAAGGCGAGTTTACATCCCTAAAAAAGATGGAAAAATACGCCCTCTAGGAATTCCGTCTTTTGACGACAAATTGGTGCAAGAGGTGACCCGAATGGTACTCGAAGCCATCTATGAAGGACAGTTTTTGGACTGTTCGCACGGCTTCAGACCCAATCGCAGTTGCCACACCGCACTGGTAAAAATCAAAAAGACATTCACAGGAGCAAAATGGTTCGTGGAAGGTGATATCAAAGGTTTCTTTGATAGGATTGAACATCAGATACTGATTAATATCCTCAAAGAACGCATCTCCGATGACCGTTTCCTGAGATTGATATGGAAGTTCCTGAAAGCAGGCTACGTTGAAGACTGGACTTTCCACAACTCCTACAGCGGAACACCGCAGGGAGGTATCGTTAGTCCAATCTTAGCAAACATTTATCTGGACAGACTGGACAGGTATATGATGAAATATGCCGAAGAATTCAACAAGGGAACGAAAAGAAAACCTCACGAAACGAGGTATCTGTTCGAAAATAAGAAGCGGTATGCACAAGTAAAACTCAACAATGTAAAAGATGAAAACGAACGCCGAGAAATTGTAAAACAAATCAAAGCTATTGACAAAGAGAGATTAACATTCCCAAGTTGCGATGAAATGGACGATGGGTACAAAAGACTGAAATATGTGAGGTATGCGGATGACTTTCTAATCGGGATAATCGGGAGCAAGGAAGATGGCAGACAGGTAAAGAACGACATCAAGAACTTTCTTGAAGCCGACCTGAAACTAGAACTATCAGAAGAAAAGACCCTGATAACCCATTCGGAAAAGCCAGCTAAATTCCTTGGGTATGAAGTTTCCGTACGCCATTCCGACCTACCAAGACGGGACTCTCTTAATAGGCTTACCAGAACGTATAATAATAAGGTACGCCTATGCATTACGATGGATATCATCAAGAAGAAGCTACTCGATTTCGGCATTGTCGAAATCCGACATAACGTAAACGGAAAAGAGTGGTGGAAACCTAGAGAACATTCAAAGATGATGCACAATGATGATTTGGAAATCCTACAGATGTACAATTATACATTAAGAGGGTTTTACAATTACTTTTCTGTAGCAAACAACAGTGCAATACTAAACGCTTACGGGTACATTATGGAATACAGTATGTACAGGACTTTTGCCTGTAAATATAGAACATCCGTCCGTAAGATACTTCGCCAATATCAGCGAAATGGTGTCTTCACAGTTAGTTATACTACCAAGAAAGGTGGTGTACGAAGCCAATCATTCTACAAAGGAGGGTTTAAAAGAAAAATGCCTGAAATGAATGTGAAATTGGATGACAGCACCCCAGTAATTCACGGTAACAGAGTTGGCCTTATTGATAGGCTCAAAGCTGAAAAATGTGAGATATGCGGGGCAACAGAGACTTTGGATATGCATCACGTTAGGAAACTCAAAGACTTGGACGGCAAAGGTTATGTCGACAAAATGATGATTGCCAGACGTAGGAAAACCATTGCACTTTGTAGAAGTTGCCATCTAAAAACACACGCAGGCTCGATAGACCGACCCATTAATGGAGAGCCGGATACGCTGAGAGGTGTAAGTCCGGTTCGGGGGCGAGCATTTGAAAACCTACCATAG
- the traM gene encoding conjugative transposon protein TraM, with translation MQRQGMDSEVDRLEALMKTMRQDSTDDEEVKELNGLLQTILDIQHPERIKQTLQVEKKENETSDSVFKAIPAVIVNRQKVVQGATVKLRLQDSLTINGHHIPKDFNVFATCRIANQRVLLNIRNIRLGTAILPVNLSVYGLDGMEGLDAPEAVLTEAANLGTGNLVSGIGMYGLDQSIASQVAGAGMDAARNIISKKVRKMKVKLKAGEPVLLKNNNLKSR, from the coding sequence TTGCAAAGACAGGGTATGGATAGTGAAGTTGACCGACTGGAAGCACTAATGAAAACGATGCGGCAGGACAGCACCGATGATGAAGAAGTGAAAGAACTTAACGGGCTTTTGCAGACGATCCTTGACATCCAGCACCCCGAAAGGATAAAGCAAACACTACAAGTTGAAAAAAAGGAGAACGAAACATCGGACAGCGTTTTTAAAGCCATACCCGCCGTTATAGTGAACAGGCAAAAGGTGGTGCAGGGTGCAACCGTAAAGCTCCGATTGCAGGATAGCCTTACGATCAACGGCCACCATATACCCAAAGACTTCAACGTATTTGCGACCTGCCGGATCGCCAATCAGCGGGTGCTACTGAATATCCGTAACATTCGCTTGGGAACAGCCATTCTGCCCGTAAACTTGAGTGTCTACGGTCTTGATGGAATGGAAGGGTTGGACGCACCGGAAGCCGTTCTTACAGAAGCGGCAAACCTTGGTACGGGAAATCTGGTTTCCGGCATTGGCATGTACGGCCTTGACCAGTCCATTGCTTCACAGGTGGCGGGTGCGGGAATGGATGCGGCAAGGAACATCATCAGTAAAAAGGTTCGCAAGATGAAAGTCAAACTCAAGGCCGGAGAGCCAGTTTTGTTAAAGAACAACAATCTTAAAAGCCGTTAA
- a CDS encoding IS3 family transposase: protein MRTRYLKKGHSHLLQGRRSIYRFIKENREVYSVEKMCEVLNVSSSCFYRWLVWPESPREQRSKALVDKIQQVHSDSKYIYGSPRITAELHKKGEMVSRSYVARLMKKHGIRSKVKKKYRVTTDSSHSYRIAENLLQRDFSADSLSQKWVSDITYIHTGKGWLYLTTVIDLADRKVIGWSLSTDMTTKNTSVQAIKMAIRNRGIKDGLIFHSDRGIQYACDEFRRVIVKNKILQSMSRKANCWDNAVAESFFKTLKAEMIYHRKFIDQQSAKLEIFGYIEGFYNTKRTHSALGYKTPKQIEEMLLEKEKMAA, encoded by the coding sequence ATTAGAACGCGATATCTTAAAAAAGGCCATAGCCATCTTCTCCAGGGGAGACGGTCCATATACCGGTTCATAAAGGAGAACCGAGAAGTATATTCCGTAGAGAAGATGTGCGAAGTATTGAACGTTAGCAGCAGTTGTTTTTACCGTTGGCTGGTTTGGCCCGAATCCCCCAGGGAACAACGCAGTAAAGCACTTGTGGATAAAATACAGCAGGTACACAGTGACAGTAAGTATATCTATGGCAGCCCACGGATAACCGCAGAGCTGCACAAAAAAGGTGAAATGGTATCAAGAAGCTACGTAGCAAGATTGATGAAGAAACATGGGATACGAAGTAAGGTTAAGAAAAAATATAGGGTGACCACAGATTCGAGCCATAGTTATAGGATAGCTGAAAATCTCCTCCAAAGAGATTTTTCAGCGGATTCCCTATCGCAAAAATGGGTTAGCGACATTACTTACATCCATACCGGCAAAGGGTGGCTTTATCTAACAACGGTTATCGATCTGGCGGACAGAAAAGTCATTGGATGGTCTTTAAGCACCGATATGACGACTAAAAACACTTCTGTACAAGCCATCAAAATGGCTATTAGAAACCGAGGTATCAAAGATGGTCTTATCTTCCATTCGGATAGAGGGATCCAATATGCCTGCGATGAATTCAGGAGGGTAATTGTAAAAAACAAGATACTTCAAAGCATGAGTAGGAAGGCCAATTGCTGGGACAATGCAGTAGCTGAGAGCTTTTTCAAGACACTAAAGGCTGAAATGATCTACCATAGAAAATTCATCGATCAGCAATCGGCTAAATTGGAGATCTTTGGATATATTGAAGGTTTTTATAATACCAAAAGAACACATTCTGCCCTGGGATATAAAACCCCTAAGCAGATCGAAGAGATGCTATTGGAAAAAGAGAAAATGGCAGCATAA
- a CDS encoding transposase produces MHRKFDDSFKIMAVDLSVVKGSVADVAKELDIDPSLLSKWRRNPRYNGNKVLPDNPKISPEEQELRILRKKLRDTELERDILKKAIAIFSRGDGPYTGS; encoded by the coding sequence ATGCATAGAAAATTTGATGATTCGTTTAAGATAATGGCGGTCGATTTGAGCGTTGTTAAGGGATCTGTAGCCGATGTAGCTAAGGAATTAGACATAGACCCCAGTTTACTGAGTAAATGGCGTAGAAATCCACGTTATAATGGGAATAAGGTTTTACCTGACAATCCCAAGATCAGTCCGGAGGAGCAGGAGTTAAGGATTTTACGCAAGAAATTAAGAGATACAGAATTAGAACGCGATATCTTAAAAAAGGCCATAGCCATCTTCTCCAGGGGAGACGGTCCATATACCGGTTCATAA